The Amycolatopsis umgeniensis DNA segment ATCGCCGTGCACCGGTTGCTCGACAGCGCGCAGGTCCGCGCCGCGCTCCTGCGGGAAAGCGGCGCGGACTTCGCCCTGATCGTTTCGGAAGTGCTGTTCACCGACGTCATCGCGGACGGCGCGGCGTCACTGGACCCGGCGAGCTTCGACCCCGTCGAGGTACGGATACCGGAGAAGAACTTCGCCGAACGGGCCAGGGTGTACGTGCCGGGATGCTAAGCGCTCATCCCGGCACGCCCCTCCACCCTCAGCGTTCCTTGCGGAACAACACCGGGACCTCCCCGCCGCGGCCGTGGACGTCGCCTGCCATCATCGACGCCCTGGCGATCCCGTAGGCCGGTTCGATCTCCAGTCCGGCAGCCAGCGCCTGGTAGAAGCCCACGCTGAAGTCCATCGCGGACTGGTCCCCGATCCAGGTGCGCATCCCGATCACGTAGTCGATGTGTTCGGACAACGCCTTCGCCATCGTCTCGCTGTAACACGCGTTGACGAGGACGCACTCGACCGTTTCGTTCAGCTCCGCGAACAACGCGGCGACCCCGGCCACCGGAAGCGGCCGTTCCCCGCCACCCGCGTCCTCGGCGAGGAACCGGCCGTCCTCGTCACCGTGCCCGGAGAAGTGCACGATCCTCGGCTTGTGATCGAGCAACGCCTGCGTCAGATCCCTCGGCTGCAGAGCACCGTGATCGTCCAGTTCGAAGCGATCGCGATGGGCGCCCTTGCGCAAGGTCTCTTTGATGTCCCGGACTTCTCTCGCCAGCCGGAGCCGCTGCTCGCTGTCCGGATTCGCGGAGAGATAGAGGATCCGGATCTGATCCGGGCCCGCCTTCTCCGCGTGGCTGACCTGCACCGTGAATCTCCTGGAGATCTCGGCCCGCTGCCCGGCCTTGTCGGTACAGCGCGCCGAGATGTGGACAGGAACCTCGCGACCGGCTTCCCTTGCCAGCACGTGACAGTCGAACGGTTCCTTGGCACCGGGCGGCACGCTGCCCAGTTCGACGAAAGGCCGATTGGGGTCCAAGGCGAACGGGCCCTTCAAGGTCAGTTCGCCCCAGCTGATCGGCTGGGTGCCGATGTTCGTCAAGGACCCGCGCAGGATGTCCCATTCCCCATGGGCCAGCACCGGCGTGGCGAGCGAGATCTCGAAGCGCGGCGGCGGCACCTTGATCTCCTCGACCGCGGGAGCGACCAGCAGCGGCGCGGTGAAATCCGGGACACGGCAAGCCACGCCACGGAAGTCGCGGTACGAGAAGCTCGCGCCCGCAGTCCAGGAACCGGCTCTCAAGGGGCGGACCCGGACCACGGCGCTCCGGCTTTCCCCCGGCGCCAGACTGGGCACCTTGAGCTCCTTGCTCCCGCGCACGGCCGAAAACGAAGGCGGCAGCCTGAGCGTGAACACGATGTTGGTGCAGACGCGGTCGCCGTTGTTGGCCAGCAGGAGGGTGAGGTCGGTCGCCCGGCCGGCGTTCAGCTCGCCGGCGAGCACCTCCGCCGTGATCATACTCAGACCCCTTCGAAGAACGTCGCCCGTGAATGGTGCGCCTGGACGCAGGTTTCGCAGTGCACGGCCGACCGGATCACCGAGACCGGCGCGTCCGAACGAGGTTCCGCGAAGCCCTCGTCGGTCTCCACCACCTTCTGATGCCTTCCGCACAGCGGTTTGCCGCAGTGATGACAGACCGCGTCGATCACCACCTCTTCCTCGCCCTCGCGGGTGTTGCAGTCACCGCATTTCCAGACCATCTCAGTCCTCCTCGTCCCATCGGGAATGCTGGTCCGCCCCCGCCAGTTCGCTGTCGAGTTCGGCGTCCAGCTGCCGGAAGAGCTGTTCGGAAATGCGCCCGTCCATCACCGCGTCCCTGAGATCCTTCCTGCGCCGTTGCAGCTCCGAGGTCCCGGTGGTCCGCTCGGTGTCGTCCGGCCCGCTGTGCCGGGGCCGGTACGGGGCTTCCGCGGCCCGGCCGTTCGGTTCGGGCCCCTTGCGCAGCTCGAGTGTCTCGCTGACGATGTCGGTGAGGCTGTGCCAGACGGTTTTGATGCGGTCTTCCATTTCCTTGGTCGCGTAGGCACCGTTGACCGAAAGCCGCACCTTGCTGCTGCCCGCGACAGCGTGGATGTCGCCGCCGTAGATCTCGTCGCCCGCCAGCCCGACGTAGAAGTCGACGGGGTACACGCCTTCGTAGAGCCGGCCGCCGACGTCCCAGGCCCGTTTGAGGGCGTTCACCTGGTCCCCGTTCCGGGGAGAGTGACCGACGACGTATTTGACGTAGTAACCGTTCTCGCTCATCGCGTCCGTCAACGCGATCAGCGTCGAGTGATCCGGGATCACCCCCGGGAAGGAGACGCTTTCCGGACGCTCGGTGAGATCGTCCTTCTTCTGATCCGGTACGACACGCCTGTCCTGATAACGCACCCCGGACAGGCTCAGCGAAAGATCGGCGGTGACCTCGGTCTTCACCGAACTGTCCCGGTTCTCCTTCTTCAACGGCCCGCCCATCGGCGGATAGAAGTCGATGTTCTTGATCCCGGAAAGGGCACCGTTGAACGAGACCACCATGGAACCGGTGATCACGTCGCTCAGCTCGATCGTGTTCTCGAACCGGACCGACAGGGTGAGCCGGTGGTCGGCGCCTTCGCCGAGCGAAAGCTGCTTCCATTCGATCAGCCGTCCGCCGGTGACCGGATCCGCGTGCCTGCCCACGGTCGGGTACTCGGAAGCGGATTCGACGTTCCCCCAGCCGACGGGGACGTACAGGGTCAGCCGCTCCACGCGATCGGCGTGGAGACTCGCCTCCTCCGAAAGCCAGTCGCCCAGCCATTGCAGGTCCAGTTGCAGGGCCCGCTGATCGGATTCGGGAACCAGGGCCGGGGTCAGCCAGAGCGGGATCTCGTGGATGTCGAGGCCACCGAAAATGCGGTGGGACAGCCTGAACCGCCATTTGGCACCGGCCCGGCTGTCCTGTGCGGACAGGAAGGGATGCTCGCTCACGCGACCGGCCAGCGGCAGGACCGGCGGGGCGTACCGCGAATCGGCGAACTGGAGCCCCGCGCGGCCGGTCAGGACCGCGTATCCGGCGGAGAACTCGACGTCCTGCTCCGAGCCGAGCCGGAACTTCTCCCGGTAGGTGCCGAGACGGTTCTGATCCGTCCGGCCGAAGGTCATGTCGACGGTGATCTCGCCTTCGACCGGGGTCATCGAACTGTGGTAGTTCCCGCTCTCGTCGAGGGTGAGGTTGCCCCGGACGACCTCGCGCACCCGCACGGAATCGATGCTCGGCTCGACCGGCAGCGGCGGTCTGCTCGCCACCGCGGCGTTGAACCGGCTGCGGTTCTCGTGCCAGGCGAGTGCTCCGCCCGCCAGCCCGGCCAGGAGCAGGATCAGGCCGCCGGGCACCCAGAGGAACATGAGCACGACGCCCAGCGCGGCCACCGCCGCCCCGGCCTTGATGAACCGGACGATCGGCGGTTTGACGACGTGTTTGTGCTCTTCACAGTGCTGGGGAACCGAATCCGGGTTTCCCAGGTCGTCGAATTCACTGGTGACGAAGTCCTTCGAGCTGTGCTTCCGGCACAGCGGACGGCCACAATGGTGGCACAAGGCCGCGATTTCCCGCGAACCACAGCGATGACACCGGGGGCGTGGTGCGCGGGCCCGGATCTCGATCGACATCTTTCGGCTGTCCTCTCGTACTGGTTCAGCGGGCCCTGGCGAAACGTTCCCAAATGATGGCGTGCAGGGCGTTCATCTCCCGGGTGATCGCCTGGCTCGTACCCGGCAGCTCGCCGGAGATGAACAGCAGGATCTCGCCACTCGCGAGGATCTTCTTCTGGCTCTGGCCGCCGCGATGGACTCGTCGCTCGGTGTCGTACATCATGCCTTCGACGAACAGTCTCAGCTTCATCCTCTCCGGTCCCTCGGAGCGATCCGCCGTGCCTTCCCATTGCTGCTTCTTGCCGTTCAGCTGCTTCGCTCCGAAGTGGACGGTG contains these protein-coding regions:
- a CDS encoding CHAT domain-containing protein; translated protein: MITAEVLAGELNAGRATDLTLLLANNGDRVCTNIVFTLRLPPSFSAVRGSKELKVPSLAPGESRSAVVRVRPLRAGSWTAGASFSYRDFRGVACRVPDFTAPLLVAPAVEEIKVPPPRFEISLATPVLAHGEWDILRGSLTNIGTQPISWGELTLKGPFALDPNRPFVELGSVPPGAKEPFDCHVLAREAGREVPVHISARCTDKAGQRAEISRRFTVQVSHAEKAGPDQIRILYLSANPDSEQRLRLAREVRDIKETLRKGAHRDRFELDDHGALQPRDLTQALLDHKPRIVHFSGHGDEDGRFLAEDAGGGERPLPVAGVAALFAELNETVECVLVNACYSETMAKALSEHIDYVIGMRTWIGDQSAMDFSVGFYQALAAGLEIEPAYGIARASMMAGDVHGRGGEVPVLFRKER